One Qiania dongpingensis genomic window carries:
- a CDS encoding acyltransferase family protein, whose product MKKERLFYLDFIRAIAVIIILLTHYNARFTEWYMLPAMPEKAILGLYPFNLYIGDLGVSLFFIISGAALMYVYQKKCSIKEFYTKRFLSIYPMFWIAYFVAFLYLFCQLKHIVNPDVPKINILLTIFGMDGYLSGVFPNFYILGEWFLGCIILLYLIFPLLRKLLTTYPKTFCIGIVLLYIPFTFYNIVPMFPSSKILFVRFPEFVFGMLFVLYIKRSRIWMAAAGILILILNTIFKPELPVSFQTTYIGISVFLILVLISYLADTAILQSICKSISKYSYAIFLTHHIIIDEMANRFPMAEISTFDSYILFLVCCCLTIIASWTLYHLHARIMKTIQNLASFRNAKSIE is encoded by the coding sequence ATGAAAAAAGAAAGACTATTCTATTTGGACTTTATACGTGCTATAGCAGTCATCATAATATTATTAACACATTATAATGCCCGCTTTACAGAATGGTATATGCTGCCGGCAATGCCGGAAAAAGCCATTCTAGGGTTATATCCTTTTAATCTTTATATTGGAGATTTAGGAGTCTCTCTATTTTTTATTATTTCAGGCGCCGCCTTAATGTATGTATATCAAAAGAAATGCAGCATTAAAGAATTCTATACCAAACGTTTTCTTTCCATATATCCTATGTTTTGGATTGCGTATTTCGTTGCTTTTTTATACCTCTTTTGTCAGCTGAAGCATATTGTGAATCCAGATGTTCCTAAAATAAATATATTACTCACTATTTTTGGAATGGACGGTTATCTGTCAGGAGTCTTTCCAAACTTCTATATTCTAGGTGAATGGTTCTTAGGCTGTATTATTCTTCTATATCTAATCTTTCCGCTATTGCGTAAATTACTGACCACCTATCCTAAAACTTTTTGCATAGGCATTGTACTATTATATATTCCTTTTACATTTTATAATATTGTTCCAATGTTTCCTTCTTCTAAAATATTATTTGTACGTTTTCCAGAGTTTGTATTCGGTATGCTTTTTGTTCTATACATTAAAAGATCCAGGATATGGATGGCAGCCGCTGGTATTTTGATACTTATCTTAAATACCATATTCAAACCTGAACTTCCTGTCAGTTTTCAAACCACCTATATTGGCATAAGTGTTTTCTTAATCCTGGTTTTGATTTCTTATCTGGCTGATACAGCCATACTTCAATCCATCTGCAAGAGTATCAGTAAATATTCATATGCAATTTTTTTGACACACCATATTATCATTGATGAAATGGCAAATCGTTTTCCCATGGCTGAAATCAGCACCTTCGACAGTTACATCTTATTCCTTGTCTGCTGCTGTTTGACAATAATTGCCTCCTGGACTCTTTATCATCTGCATGCCCGTATTATGAAAACCATTCAAAATCTGGCATCCTTCCGTAACGCCAAAAGTATAGAATAA
- a CDS encoding lectin like domain-containing protein: MVRKSKVIVSCFIACFVFLMLPCSVMAQPEEGDQQFEWKLEIEVPAADEADGGITPTAMDQAYFDYDADRPVYYDMLPAQFDLRKTGASTVIKNQSIWGSCWAFGALSSLESSALNEHGTSGTAEAAKPDYSEHQLAWFSYEPQSEYTQDSGQAGEGSQYTGMYRMDAGGNMLMAIAELAAWHGSASEENIPYSNSAGQVTRSGDWSLEQGARSWSDVHLQNADELPSPVNETSSLNGYVYNQAAVNAIKQAVMNHGAVAIAYYADQSSSGGGQDGTYFNYSNWAQYVDEYINPNHGVSIVGWDDTYAVENFNEGKQPPGPGAWLVKNSWGTNWGIDNTGYFYLSYYDRTVKQVTSFQADVPDANGGYKYDNIYQYDYLGLSSNSYMKPMNQAVSLANVFTAQAGEQLEAVSAVTLTPDSTVSIKVYKLDENADGPFGTKIACEKTMYIPYAGYHTVELDQPVLLHKGERFSIIETIQCDDGTFYLPLEVASNSRSVYQTAVCNNQESYLIAEGSYTDVAEMRPSYSNKLGNAMIKAFTTNLSEDAAPVLQSFSYEAYDKADSKLGGTLKLEVVSEEGVPNIALPQYTSYIRITNIELSGGAQESQVLIQINGKTYRIGENISREFLTADSNGNMPMRIITNSLPLGVNIKTYAFSFAVPDTRIVSADGNVSVIDKHSFLTSRVRMECNQITNSSDIKAMDELMRQYGADREFVIYDVSLSEYSEAGETFSIEVKIPDEFAKNEETKLFMVSNGALVEIAKCIGDSDMLSAEVSQFGRFVVSAVNREKLKSAGIYLAQYGGSTVVAGLVADAEAPQGLWYRWQVYSYETQSWYLLSDWNASEWVNWKPGKTGAYLLYGEIKDRKGNIVYDCIGYNHKEAYITGICQMPNPYGPGFMLGVSSNVNPNNELYYELSILDCTLYAQGKPAWIWTTGRTQIKGDTFWAVWQPKYGYYWTYFRVYDKYGNMLDDKCFGFSNI, translated from the coding sequence ATGGTTAGAAAAAGTAAAGTAATTGTGTCGTGTTTTATTGCCTGCTTTGTTTTTTTAATGTTGCCATGTTCTGTAATGGCACAGCCGGAGGAAGGAGACCAGCAGTTTGAGTGGAAGCTTGAGATTGAAGTTCCTGCTGCGGATGAGGCGGATGGAGGAATTACCCCGACGGCAATGGACCAGGCTTATTTTGATTATGATGCAGACCGGCCTGTATATTATGATATGCTGCCGGCTCAATTTGATTTAAGAAAGACAGGAGCATCTACGGTCATTAAGAATCAGAGTATCTGGGGCAGCTGTTGGGCATTTGGAGCATTGTCATCACTCGAGAGCAGTGCATTGAACGAGCATGGAACATCAGGGACAGCGGAGGCAGCTAAACCGGATTATTCGGAACATCAGCTGGCGTGGTTTTCCTATGAGCCACAGTCGGAGTATACGCAAGATTCAGGTCAGGCCGGAGAAGGTTCTCAATATACCGGAATGTACCGAATGGACGCGGGCGGTAATATGCTTATGGCGATTGCCGAGCTGGCTGCGTGGCATGGGTCTGCCTCGGAGGAAAATATCCCGTATTCGAACAGTGCGGGACAGGTGACAAGAAGCGGAGACTGGAGCTTGGAGCAGGGCGCACGCAGCTGGTCCGATGTTCATCTTCAAAATGCGGACGAATTGCCCAGCCCTGTTAATGAAACCTCCAGTTTGAATGGCTATGTCTATAATCAGGCTGCTGTAAACGCGATAAAACAGGCGGTCATGAATCACGGCGCAGTAGCGATAGCCTATTATGCCGATCAGTCTTCGTCTGGGGGAGGGCAGGATGGAACCTATTTTAATTATTCTAATTGGGCCCAGTATGTGGATGAGTACATTAATCCCAACCATGGTGTCTCAATTGTTGGATGGGATGATACGTATGCAGTCGAAAATTTTAACGAAGGAAAACAGCCTCCTGGACCAGGCGCTTGGTTGGTGAAGAATAGTTGGGGAACTAATTGGGGAATTGATAACACTGGATACTTTTATTTATCTTATTATGACCGCACGGTAAAACAAGTGACCAGTTTCCAGGCAGATGTTCCGGACGCGAATGGCGGCTATAAGTATGATAATATTTACCAATATGATTATCTGGGATTGTCCAGCAATTCTTATATGAAGCCGATGAACCAAGCGGTATCGTTGGCCAATGTTTTTACTGCGCAGGCAGGAGAACAGCTGGAAGCAGTTTCTGCTGTTACATTGACACCGGATTCTACAGTGTCTATAAAAGTATATAAGCTTGATGAGAATGCGGATGGACCGTTTGGAACAAAAATAGCATGTGAAAAAACAATGTATATTCCGTATGCCGGTTATCATACAGTCGAATTAGATCAGCCTGTATTATTGCATAAGGGGGAACGGTTTTCTATTATCGAAACAATCCAGTGTGATGATGGAACCTTTTATCTTCCACTGGAGGTTGCTTCTAACAGCAGATCGGTATATCAGACGGCTGTCTGCAATAATCAGGAAAGCTATCTGATTGCAGAGGGTTCCTATACAGATGTGGCGGAAATGAGGCCGTCTTATTCAAATAAGCTTGGAAATGCAATGATTAAGGCTTTTACTACAAATTTGTCAGAAGATGCGGCTCCGGTGCTTCAGAGCTTTTCCTATGAAGCGTACGACAAGGCGGATTCTAAGCTAGGTGGAACTTTAAAGCTGGAGGTGGTTTCAGAAGAAGGTGTACCCAATATTGCACTGCCTCAGTATACCTCTTATATCAGAATTACTAATATTGAGCTGTCCGGAGGTGCTCAAGAGTCCCAAGTTTTAATTCAAATAAATGGAAAAACATATAGGATAGGTGAAAATATAAGCAGAGAATTTTTAACTGCAGACAGCAATGGAAATATGCCGATGAGAATTATCACAAATTCATTGCCTTTGGGAGTTAATATAAAGACATATGCCTTTAGTTTTGCAGTGCCAGACACCAGAATCGTAAGCGCAGACGGCAATGTGTCAGTGATAGATAAGCATAGCTTCTTGACTTCTAGGGTGAGGATGGAATGTAATCAGATAACAAATAGCAGCGATATAAAAGCGATGGATGAACTCATGAGGCAATATGGGGCGGACAGAGAATTTGTCATTTATGATGTGAGTTTATCTGAATATAGTGAAGCTGGAGAGACGTTCAGTATTGAGGTGAAAATTCCGGACGAATTTGCAAAGAATGAAGAAACAAAATTGTTTATGGTTTCAAATGGGGCGCTGGTTGAGATAGCTAAATGTATTGGTGATTCAGATATGCTAAGCGCAGAAGTGAGTCAATTTGGAAGATTTGTGGTTTCTGCTGTGAATAGAGAAAAGCTGAAATCTGCCGGTATTTATTTGGCCCAGTATGGTGGGAGCACTGTGGTGGCCGGCCTAGTGGCCGATGCGGAGGCACCTCAGGGTCTGTGGTACAGATGGCAGGTGTATTCCTATGAGACGCAGAGCTGGTATCTGCTTTCTGACTGGAATGCCAGCGAGTGGGTAAACTGGAAGCCCGGAAAAACGGGAGCATATCTTTTATATGGGGAAATAAAGGACAGAAAAGGAAATATTGTTTACGATTGCATCGGATATAATCACAAGGAAGCTTACATTACTGGTATCTGTCAGATGCCGAATCCGTACGGGCCGGGTTTCATGCTGGGAGTCAGCAGCAATGTGAATCCCAATAATGAATTATATTACGAACTTTCGATTCTGGACTGTACCTTATATGCCCAAGGGAAGCCCGCATGGATCTGGACTACGGGGAGAACACAGATAAAGGGGGACACCTTCTGGGCTGTATGGCAGCCGAAATATGGATATTACTGGACATATTTCCGTGTGTATGATAAATATGGAAATATGCTGGATGATAAGTGCTTTGGATTTTCCAATATTTAA
- a CDS encoding GBS Bsp-like repeat-containing protein — protein sequence MKKLKKCLRRSISLLVLSFLCMGNVMQIMAAEETSAAVPTEAAQTLEADEESTVVSESTPEEPTESVVADLNEQKDEVVNSTFLPAPSKIDVKNVSDYALELTWPFVAGASGYIVYRSEDNGATWDRLTSDWKNIYQDMSLTFGVEYLYKVQTILLENNVWVFGDTTGPVSGRMKLETPQNVQVFPGAGNHSVKLTWNQAGSAAIYGVMRSDSPDGPYTLQDVVFCDFKYTDSDLEIGKEYYYKIYASTFLDGIWYNGEMSAAVSGRVRNAPAQVKAECSSLTSISLGWEAIPGAAGYLIFRSDKAGGPWQTVTSTWMNVCTDTGLEPYKEYYYYVQTLDFVDGFWGYGADSQIVSAKTGLAVPGNVTVAADGANYYGMRIRWDVTQGATFYGIMRAVSGTGNFEWIGMTYALDYLDMSVTPGESYDYKVYATNFIDGQWFNGEMSSPVSGRARSESDGPVISNVTVVDVSGRGYTVVCNVASSSPITQVIFPSWTDKNGQDDIVWSAGYVSGNTAIFQVWTKDHNYEIGKYLTCIYAYDSTGKMTGVSCEVNVPVFSKGSGTGWYDTDGENGERYYLLNGTAVTGWQYVGGLKYYFYSNGALCQDVDNLIGVQSNYVIKVNKQMNCVTIYASDGAHGYVIPVKSMLCSTGDDTPLGTFYTPQKYRWKAMFNGTWAQFATRLTAGEGFLFHSITYETTNNRTLLTDGYNGLGVTRSAGCIRLLCKNAYWIYSRCSLGTKVIVYNSSTSGPFYRPVLVPIPSTQRYDPTDPFL from the coding sequence ATGAAAAAGCTTAAAAAATGTTTACGCAGAAGTATTTCCCTTCTAGTATTGAGTTTCTTATGCATGGGTAATGTAATGCAGATTATGGCTGCAGAGGAAACATCTGCGGCTGTACCTACAGAAGCGGCTCAGACATTAGAGGCTGATGAAGAATCAACGGTAGTTTCTGAGAGCACACCGGAAGAGCCGACAGAATCAGTTGTTGCTGATTTGAATGAACAGAAAGATGAGGTAGTAAATAGTACGTTTCTTCCGGCGCCGTCTAAGATTGATGTAAAGAATGTCTCTGATTATGCGCTGGAGCTGACGTGGCCTTTTGTAGCGGGAGCTTCCGGATATATCGTATATCGATCAGAAGACAATGGAGCAACTTGGGATAGGCTGACAAGTGACTGGAAGAATATTTACCAGGATATGTCGCTTACCTTTGGCGTTGAGTATTTATATAAGGTTCAGACGATTCTTCTGGAAAATAATGTATGGGTGTTTGGTGATACTACAGGACCTGTGTCTGGCAGGATGAAATTGGAGACGCCACAGAACGTGCAGGTTTTTCCTGGTGCTGGAAATCATTCTGTTAAATTGACGTGGAATCAGGCTGGTAGTGCGGCAATTTATGGAGTCATGCGTTCAGATTCTCCAGATGGTCCCTATACACTGCAGGATGTTGTATTCTGTGACTTTAAATATACGGACTCTGATTTGGAAATAGGAAAAGAATATTATTATAAGATATATGCGTCAACTTTTCTCGATGGGATTTGGTACAATGGAGAAATGTCCGCCGCAGTATCCGGCAGAGTGAGGAATGCACCGGCACAAGTAAAGGCGGAGTGTTCTTCGCTGACTTCCATCTCGCTGGGCTGGGAAGCGATTCCGGGAGCGGCAGGATATCTGATCTTTCGTTCGGATAAGGCAGGGGGACCCTGGCAGACAGTCACGTCCACCTGGATGAATGTGTGTACGGATACAGGCTTAGAGCCTTATAAAGAATACTATTATTATGTGCAGACCCTGGATTTTGTAGATGGATTTTGGGGATATGGAGCAGATAGTCAGATCGTGTCAGCAAAGACCGGCTTGGCAGTTCCCGGAAATGTGACGGTTGCAGCGGACGGAGCAAATTATTATGGGATGCGTATAAGGTGGGACGTGACACAGGGAGCTACTTTTTATGGCATCATGAGAGCCGTGAGCGGAACTGGAAATTTTGAATGGATAGGCATGACATATGCCTTAGACTATTTGGATATGTCGGTTACTCCCGGGGAGTCGTATGATTACAAAGTATATGCGACTAATTTTATAGATGGCCAATGGTTTAACGGAGAAATGTCATCTCCTGTTTCGGGAAGAGCGAGATCCGAGTCGGACGGGCCGGTCATCAGCAATGTTACCGTGGTGGATGTATCCGGGCGGGGATATACCGTGGTGTGTAATGTTGCTTCCAGCAGTCCTATAACACAAGTTATATTCCCTTCCTGGACAGATAAAAACGGACAGGATGATATCGTCTGGTCCGCTGGATATGTGAGCGGAAATACGGCCATCTTTCAGGTTTGGACAAAAGACCATAATTATGAGATCGGCAAGTATCTGACATGTATATATGCATATGACAGTACAGGAAAAATGACGGGAGTTTCGTGCGAAGTAAACGTTCCGGTATTTAGCAAAGGCAGCGGAACAGGCTGGTATGATACGGATGGAGAAAACGGAGAGAGATATTATCTGCTGAATGGCACTGCAGTTACAGGATGGCAATATGTCGGAGGATTGAAATATTATTTTTATTCAAATGGCGCTTTGTGCCAGGATGTTGATAATTTGATCGGAGTCCAGAGCAATTATGTAATTAAAGTAAACAAACAGATGAACTGTGTTACCATATATGCTTCCGACGGAGCCCATGGTTATGTAATACCTGTGAAATCTATGTTATGTTCCACCGGCGATGATACTCCTCTGGGAACCTTCTATACTCCACAAAAATACCGGTGGAAAGCAATGTTTAATGGGACCTGGGCGCAGTTTGCCACACGTCTGACGGCCGGGGAGGGATTTTTATTCCACTCTATTACTTATGAAACGACTAATAACAGAACATTATTGACAGATGGATACAATGGCCTTGGCGTTACAAGGTCAGCAGGATGTATCAGGCTTTTATGTAAAAACGCTTATTGGATTTATAGCCGCTGCTCTTTGGGAACTAAGGTTATTGTATATAACAGTAGTACCTCCGGCCCGTTTTACCGGCCCGTATTAGTTCCCATCCCTTCTACACAGAGATATGATCCTACCGACCCGTTTTTATGA
- a CDS encoding GH25 family lysozyme has protein sequence MKKKIFWYLGTVFLLLMVMAGAASAEGETEAFQLGNSSENILNGGTIASDENGRVFFFDEDTKSLCYYEENQKVVLNNDYGTSLNIWDGYIYYIVDEKEGSVIKKADLETGVSEKVLQTSDKAKQLYVVNGNQFYYLTGDGVVCYTLQDKESVICEADKNITSFIPTAEGIVYSKGSMLEKALYVKGSRFLENVSTYYIIDGYLIMDSSGKTFESDVNSLFSGNPADAVSVYDQSSFSMPWLLHGLNDTCSYCESVHTEVELAGASVVESDAVSVLSSVSAKQQNIVKRARQQAEIEWTALGDVSGWDKNFTFSKGSTYKGIPYGQPVSPKVYVPWDVSLDEFAEYTKDANSLMYTSFGSYGGSTFPYYSSDCSSFVSWAWDLAGRRTTNSLGLVADYVPTQSVYSVQVGDAFVCAGNHAVLVTDVGYDSSGTNIVYVDITEQTPPYPRTTRYGEGGAAGNTLSYLYTKYLQDNYILYRLKDKYSVSYTHNCNVPLDGETCEKCEDKKYKPGTPQILSLSQTSGGAITINWSQADRSDAYGIMRSESPDGEYSLIMTVAGNIFSYNDIGVTHGKVYYYKVYGAKWTDQGWINGDLSASASKKVVLDVPSAPSGLTVKEAENGLLLNWSATQHADAYGILKSNLSNGTYTWIASTGAPTYLDTDVMKGNIYYYKVYGSNYYEDLGWIDGSYSNSVKGVVTLNAPGNIRAVSGAGIHSIKLTWDTVDGTTLYGIMRSDTIDGTYEWIGATWENQYLDENLSSDHSYYYKIYSALLIDGVWYNGIESEPKEARVLSGPDGISIASQNGNALQINWNPVAGAAMYAIYRGQGQTENLDRISIVSGSSYVDTGLSVGATYYYVIQSLSLDNGQMGIGANSATVGARVIPGTPVITEVGPGAGVHGIKVSWTSVSGADCYGIWRSEEKDGTYEWINAVYCGVTNYTDTDRDPNKTYYYKVYASKASGAEWINGQDSAPVGGNVCPAPSYVEVISEDATSIRVSWSEVPGAFGYVVYRSESEGGAGEKLGITNSSFYNDRNLSIGKTYYYTIQTLVLIDGDLGIGNHTEQVNTITTLQTPSINSISSPSLAQGVTLSWNAVPGADAYGILRADKSTGEYVWLNVVWSTTYTDMQIEPSAGYYYKVYATKWKNDTWYDGSASEPAYVETVSSNMAHGLDVSRYSLNVDWPKVKNAGYEFAMIRIGYRRNADGALIEDPYARQNLQGALNAGMDVGVYFFSTAISEEEAVEEARWVQNYISGYNITYPVVYDCEGYDKDTSRMYGLSATQRTNHAVRFLDYIASSGYTPMMYGSKYHLVNSWEIERLDSNYQVWVAQWPVPTPAYPSVGESTYERNYKMWQYAGEVSGVPGVEGLVDLNVMFKNK, from the coding sequence GTGAAAAAAAAGATTTTTTGGTATCTGGGTACGGTTTTTCTATTGTTGATGGTAATGGCAGGAGCAGCATCTGCAGAAGGGGAGACAGAAGCGTTTCAATTGGGGAATTCTTCTGAAAATATTCTCAACGGAGGCACGATTGCCAGTGATGAAAATGGTCGTGTGTTTTTCTTTGATGAGGATACGAAAAGTCTTTGTTATTATGAAGAAAATCAAAAGGTTGTATTGAATAATGATTATGGAACGTCTTTGAATATATGGGATGGATATATTTATTATATTGTTGATGAAAAAGAAGGTTCTGTTATTAAAAAGGCTGATCTGGAAACTGGGGTATCGGAGAAGGTATTGCAGACTTCGGATAAAGCCAAGCAGTTATATGTGGTGAATGGAAACCAATTTTACTATTTGACAGGAGATGGAGTTGTATGCTATACGCTGCAGGATAAAGAATCTGTCATTTGCGAAGCGGATAAAAATATTACTTCTTTTATTCCTACGGCTGAGGGGATTGTGTACAGCAAGGGAAGCATGCTGGAAAAGGCGCTGTATGTCAAGGGAAGCCGTTTCCTGGAAAATGTATCAACGTATTATATAATTGATGGGTATCTTATTATGGATTCATCTGGGAAGACCTTTGAGTCAGATGTAAATTCACTTTTTTCAGGAAATCCGGCGGATGCCGTCAGTGTATATGATCAGTCATCCTTCTCTATGCCGTGGCTGTTACATGGTCTGAACGATACATGTTCTTATTGTGAATCGGTTCATACGGAAGTTGAGCTGGCTGGGGCATCTGTTGTTGAGTCAGATGCTGTCTCCGTGTTGTCAAGTGTAAGTGCAAAGCAGCAGAACATTGTGAAAAGAGCGAGACAGCAGGCAGAAATAGAGTGGACAGCGTTAGGCGATGTTTCTGGCTGGGATAAAAACTTTACTTTCAGCAAGGGATCTACATATAAAGGAATTCCGTATGGACAGCCAGTGAGCCCGAAGGTTTATGTGCCTTGGGACGTCTCACTGGATGAGTTTGCAGAATATACAAAAGATGCAAACAGTCTTATGTATACTTCATTTGGCTCCTATGGTGGTTCTACGTTTCCCTACTATTCCAGTGACTGCAGCTCCTTTGTTTCCTGGGCTTGGGATCTTGCAGGACGAAGGACTACCAATTCACTGGGACTGGTTGCAGATTATGTGCCGACACAGAGTGTATATTCTGTTCAAGTTGGCGACGCATTTGTCTGTGCGGGAAATCATGCCGTTTTGGTAACGGATGTGGGCTATGATTCCTCGGGGACAAATATAGTGTATGTGGATATCACGGAGCAGACACCTCCGTATCCAAGGACGACAAGGTATGGGGAAGGCGGAGCGGCCGGAAACACACTGAGTTATCTTTATACGAAATATCTGCAGGACAATTACATATTATATCGTTTGAAGGATAAATATTCTGTTTCATATACTCACAATTGTAATGTGCCGCTGGACGGAGAGACGTGTGAGAAATGTGAAGATAAAAAATATAAGCCAGGGACTCCCCAGATACTTTCTCTGAGTCAGACATCGGGCGGGGCGATAACGATAAATTGGTCTCAGGCTGACAGATCAGACGCATATGGAATCATGCGTTCTGAGTCTCCGGACGGTGAATATTCGCTGATTATGACAGTTGCCGGAAACATTTTTAGTTATAATGATATAGGTGTGACTCACGGAAAAGTTTATTATTACAAAGTTTATGGAGCCAAATGGACAGACCAGGGCTGGATCAACGGCGATCTCTCTGCCAGTGCTTCTAAAAAGGTAGTATTGGATGTTCCCTCTGCTCCTTCTGGGCTGACTGTGAAGGAGGCTGAAAATGGGCTGCTTCTCAACTGGTCGGCAACGCAGCATGCAGATGCTTATGGAATCCTTAAGTCCAATTTATCGAACGGGACATATACATGGATTGCTTCTACGGGGGCCCCGACATATCTGGATACGGATGTGATGAAGGGAAACATATACTATTACAAGGTATATGGTTCGAATTATTATGAGGATTTGGGATGGATAGACGGTAGTTATTCTAATTCTGTGAAAGGTGTTGTTACATTGAATGCGCCTGGCAATATTAGGGCGGTTTCGGGTGCGGGTATCCACTCCATTAAACTTACTTGGGACACGGTAGATGGGACGACCCTTTATGGAATTATGCGTTCGGATACCATTGACGGAACATATGAGTGGATCGGAGCGACATGGGAAAATCAGTATTTAGATGAAAATCTAAGCAGCGATCACAGTTATTATTATAAGATTTATAGTGCGCTGCTGATTGACGGAGTATGGTACAACGGAATAGAATCTGAACCGAAAGAGGCGAGAGTTTTATCAGGACCGGACGGTATATCTATCGCGAGCCAGAACGGAAATGCTTTGCAGATTAACTGGAATCCGGTTGCTGGAGCAGCTATGTATGCCATTTATCGGGGACAGGGGCAAACTGAGAATCTGGACCGAATAAGTATTGTTTCGGGTTCTTCCTATGTTGATACGGGTCTTTCTGTCGGAGCTACTTATTATTATGTGATTCAGTCCCTTAGCCTTGACAATGGGCAGATGGGGATAGGCGCGAATTCCGCGACAGTTGGGGCCAGGGTTATCCCGGGCACACCAGTAATAACAGAAGTCGGCCCGGGTGCCGGAGTCCATGGAATCAAAGTCAGCTGGACCTCTGTGAGTGGGGCAGATTGTTATGGGATTTGGCGTTCAGAAGAAAAAGATGGTACATATGAGTGGATAAACGCCGTATATTGTGGTGTGACAAACTATACAGATACGGACCGGGATCCGAATAAAACATATTATTACAAGGTCTATGCCTCGAAAGCAAGCGGGGCAGAATGGATCAACGGACAGGACTCTGCGCCTGTTGGGGGAAATGTTTGCCCTGCACCATCTTATGTAGAGGTCATAAGCGAAGACGCCACATCTATTCGAGTATCATGGTCGGAAGTACCAGGTGCTTTTGGGTATGTGGTTTACCGGTCAGAGTCGGAAGGTGGTGCCGGAGAAAAGCTGGGGATAACAAATTCTTCTTTTTATAATGATAGAAACTTATCCATTGGAAAAACATACTATTATACGATTCAAACGCTGGTGCTAATTGATGGTGACTTGGGAATTGGAAATCATACAGAGCAAGTAAATACTATTACGACTCTTCAGACGCCGAGTATTAATTCTATTTCATCTCCCTCGTTGGCGCAGGGGGTGACTTTGTCATGGAATGCTGTTCCGGGGGCGGATGCCTATGGTATCCTTCGGGCGGATAAAAGTACAGGGGAATATGTCTGGCTTAATGTAGTGTGGAGTACAACCTATACGGATATGCAGATTGAGCCGTCAGCAGGATATTATTATAAGGTATATGCAACAAAATGGAAAAATGATACCTGGTATGACGGCAGCGCATCAGAACCGGCATATGTAGAGACGGTGTCATCTAATATGGCCCATGGTCTGGACGTTTCCAGGTATTCCCTTAATGTGGATTGGCCGAAAGTGAAAAATGCCGGTTATGAATTTGCGATGATAAGAATAGGCTATCGGAGAAATGCTGATGGAGCGTTGATTGAAGACCCGTATGCGAGGCAGAATCTGCAGGGAGCGCTGAATGCCGGAATGGATGTTGGCGTATACTTTTTTTCCACAGCGATTTCAGAAGAAGAGGCAGTGGAAGAAGCACGGTGGGTCCAGAACTACATCTCCGGATATAACATCACTTATCCAGTAGTCTATGATTGTGAAGGATATGATAAAGATACCAGCAGGATGTACGGGTTAAGCGCGACTCAGAGGACAAACCATGCTGTCCGTTTTCTGGATTATATTGCTTCCTCCGGCTATACGCCGATGATGTACGGAAGTAAATATCATCTTGTCAATAGCTGGGAAATCGAAAGATTGGATAGTAATTATCAGGTATGGGTTGCACAATGGCCTGTGCCTACGCCTGCGTACCCAAGCGTAGGTGAGAGCACTTACGAAAGAAATTACAAAATGTGGCAGTACGCGGGAGAAGTATCGGGGGTACCTGGAGTTGAGGGATTGGTGGATTTGAATGTGATGTTTAAAAACAAATAA